In Arthrobacter sp. MN05-02, one genomic interval encodes:
- a CDS encoding CoA-binding protein — MAHQNDPQVIRRLLSEHGRWAVVGLSDNPRRAAVGVSRFLLDRLGMEIVPVSLKGDDVHGQKGYRRLADVPGTIDVVDCFVNSSRVGAVVDQAIAVGARAVWLQLGVIDEDAARRAADAGLDVVMDTCPAMEAPALGL; from the coding sequence GTGGCACACCAGAACGATCCGCAGGTGATCCGGAGGTTGCTGAGCGAGCACGGCCGTTGGGCGGTGGTCGGACTGTCGGACAATCCGCGGCGGGCCGCCGTGGGCGTCTCGCGCTTCCTTCTGGATCGCCTCGGCATGGAGATCGTCCCGGTGAGCCTCAAGGGCGACGACGTCCACGGGCAGAAGGGTTACCGGCGCCTCGCGGACGTCCCGGGGACGATCGACGTCGTGGACTGCTTCGTCAACTCGTCCCGCGTGGGCGCGGTGGTCGACCAGGCCATCGCCGTCGGGGCGAGGGCGGTATGGCTCCAGCTCGGCGTCATCGACGAGGACGCGGCGCGGCGCGCTGCCGATGCCGGGCTCGACGTCGTCATGGACACCTGCCCCGCGATGGAGGCTCCGGCGCTCGGGCTCTAG
- a CDS encoding membrane protein produces the protein MAPGTASDKYSKKAGHSPTGKDVADRASDAAEDAVNSKGFELAARAGYIAAGILHFLIGFIALRLAGGGSGSADQSGAIGQLAGTPGGSFLLWFCFIGCIALALFQLSEVFLGAKAVPDKEKLGFRLKSGGQAVVYATIGVTFGRFAMGGSSDSSSTTSSLSASLMSHPAGAALLLAIGVGILVVGGYFIYSGATRRFRQKLSGLPPGRAGSAVVLFGTVGYIAKGFALGVLGILVIVATVTNNPEQSTGIDGALKALREQPFGVWLLGAVALGLMAYGVFMVVRSKYQRM, from the coding sequence ATGGCACCAGGCACGGCATCCGACAAGTACTCGAAGAAGGCGGGGCACTCCCCCACCGGCAAGGACGTTGCCGACAGGGCGTCCGATGCGGCCGAGGACGCCGTCAATTCGAAGGGCTTCGAACTCGCGGCCCGCGCCGGCTATATCGCTGCCGGCATCCTGCACTTCCTGATCGGATTCATCGCCCTCCGCCTGGCGGGTGGCGGCTCCGGCAGCGCGGACCAGAGCGGGGCCATCGGCCAGCTCGCCGGCACTCCGGGAGGGTCGTTCCTCCTCTGGTTCTGCTTCATCGGCTGCATCGCCCTCGCCCTGTTCCAGCTCAGCGAGGTGTTCCTCGGTGCGAAGGCCGTCCCGGACAAGGAGAAGCTCGGCTTCCGGCTGAAGAGCGGCGGCCAGGCGGTGGTCTACGCGACGATCGGTGTCACGTTCGGGCGCTTCGCGATGGGCGGCTCCAGTGACAGCAGCAGCACCACCAGTTCCCTCAGTGCCTCCCTGATGTCCCATCCGGCCGGGGCCGCACTCCTCCTCGCGATCGGCGTGGGCATCCTGGTGGTGGGCGGCTACTTCATCTACAGCGGCGCCACACGGCGGTTCCGGCAGAAGCTCTCCGGCCTCCCGCCGGGACGGGCCGGCAGCGCCGTCGTCCTGTTCGGGACCGTGGGCTACATCGCCAAGGGGTTCGCCCTCGGGGTCCTCGGCATCCTCGTGATCGTCGCCACCGTGACGAACAACCCGGAACAGTCCACGGGGATCGACGGCGCACTCAAGGCCCTGCGCGAACAGCCCTTCGGCGTCTGGCTCCTCGGTGCCGTGGCGCTGGGCCTGATGGCCTACGGCGTGTTCATGGTGGTGCGCTCGAAGTACCAGCGCATGTGA
- a CDS encoding DUF1990 domain-containing protein: MEQFTYGERGATDRPFPEPLGGGWPSGYTVMVESHGIATEDPSAAFTALTRGILGWELHRRAGLTMESGADQAAPGVRVVSGFGIGPARIKAPCRVLWSRTPQLDGAGRAVPGQRAGFGYGTLPGHPVRAEEAFYAELTADNRVLFSCAAYSLPAGPVFRLAAPVTRLTQRYVLSRYTRAARELAGGA; the protein is encoded by the coding sequence ATGGAGCAGTTCACGTACGGGGAACGGGGGGCCACCGACAGGCCCTTTCCCGAGCCGCTCGGTGGCGGGTGGCCCAGCGGGTACACGGTGATGGTGGAGTCCCACGGGATCGCGACGGAGGATCCGTCTGCCGCCTTCACGGCCCTGACGCGGGGGATCCTCGGCTGGGAACTGCACCGCCGCGCCGGGCTCACCATGGAGTCCGGGGCGGATCAGGCGGCACCCGGTGTCCGTGTCGTCTCGGGTTTCGGCATCGGCCCCGCAAGGATCAAGGCACCCTGCAGGGTTCTCTGGTCGAGGACACCACAGCTCGACGGTGCGGGCAGGGCAGTGCCCGGGCAGCGAGCCGGCTTCGGGTACGGCACGCTGCCCGGGCACCCCGTGCGGGCCGAGGAGGCCTTCTACGCCGAGCTGACGGCGGACAACCGCGTGCTGTTCAGCTGCGCCGCCTACAGCCTGCCGGCCGGCCCGGTGTTCCGGCTCGCGGCTCCGGTGACTCGGCTGACGCAGCGGTACGTCCTGTCCCGATACACCAGAGCTGCACGCGAACTGGCAGGCGGCGCCTGA
- a CDS encoding acetamidase: MNDVVGQEAAEVLTDGLGRRTFMGVVAALGSLSAASVAAAPSALAAPPVAGRTPAAPGKPPGTPGNGPAGGTSRGGILQPGRGSIRGDHYLSSTPDEVLWGYVPTVHAAPVMTMRSGRTVTIDALSHEGILEDQGRNPLEYFGALGVDSASVLQDAVDVAGGYRRTERRFDVDGPHVVTGPIAVEGAEPGDVLKIETLEVLPRVPYGVVSSRHGKGGLAVQPGSTPPAGITLEEVMPPVATDNRASGIPSDYGNVSVFTRIDKGQGVMTSGDMSVRFPLRPFMGMMGVAFADAGGLTAPEANSVPPTLGGGNIDIRHLGAGSTFYLPVTAPGALFYVGDPHMGMGDGEVALTAMEGSLRGTFRLTVCKPGTGDAPSVAYSYPFGETKDAWIPIGLSDPDGLAGGGVSGDLNVAMRRAVVNALDFLEHDRGMERSVAYAYLSAAADFAVSQVVDRTVGVHGLITKAHFG, encoded by the coding sequence ATGAACGACGTAGTAGGGCAGGAAGCTGCCGAGGTGCTGACGGACGGATTGGGCAGGCGGACATTCATGGGGGTCGTGGCCGCACTCGGCAGCCTGTCGGCCGCATCGGTGGCCGCGGCACCGTCGGCGCTCGCCGCTCCGCCCGTCGCCGGGCGAACACCGGCCGCACCCGGCAAGCCTCCCGGTACACCCGGTAACGGTCCCGCCGGGGGCACGTCCCGGGGCGGCATCCTCCAGCCCGGGCGCGGCAGCATCCGCGGCGACCACTACCTCTCCTCCACGCCGGACGAGGTCCTGTGGGGCTACGTCCCCACGGTCCACGCCGCGCCGGTGATGACCATGCGATCCGGCCGCACCGTCACCATCGATGCGCTCTCACACGAGGGGATCCTCGAGGACCAGGGCCGGAACCCGCTCGAGTACTTCGGTGCGCTCGGCGTGGACAGCGCCTCCGTGCTGCAGGACGCCGTGGACGTGGCCGGAGGCTACCGGCGCACGGAGCGACGGTTCGACGTCGACGGCCCCCACGTCGTCACCGGACCGATCGCCGTCGAGGGTGCCGAACCCGGCGACGTCCTGAAGATCGAGACGCTCGAGGTGCTCCCGCGCGTGCCCTACGGTGTCGTATCGAGCAGGCATGGAAAGGGTGGCCTCGCCGTGCAGCCCGGATCCACGCCTCCTGCCGGGATCACGCTCGAGGAGGTCATGCCCCCGGTCGCCACGGACAACCGGGCATCCGGCATCCCCTCGGACTACGGCAACGTCTCGGTGTTCACGAGGATCGACAAGGGCCAGGGAGTGATGACCAGCGGCGACATGAGCGTCAGGTTCCCGCTGCGGCCCTTCATGGGGATGATGGGAGTGGCCTTCGCGGACGCCGGCGGGCTCACCGCACCCGAGGCGAACTCCGTGCCTCCCACGCTCGGTGGCGGCAATATCGACATCCGCCATCTCGGCGCCGGATCCACCTTCTACCTGCCCGTCACCGCGCCGGGTGCCCTCTTCTACGTGGGTGATCCGCACATGGGCATGGGTGACGGGGAAGTCGCCCTGACGGCGATGGAGGGTTCACTGCGCGGTACCTTCCGGCTGACCGTCTGCAAGCCCGGGACCGGAGACGCCCCGTCCGTGGCCTACTCCTATCCGTTCGGCGAGACGAAGGACGCCTGGATCCCGATCGGCCTCTCCGACCCGGACGGCCTCGCCGGCGGAGGAGTATCGGGTGACCTGAACGTCGCAATGCGCCGCGCCGTCGTCAACGCACTCGATTTCCTCGAGCACGACCGCGGGATGGAACGTTCCGTGGCGTACGCCTACCTCTCCGCGGCGGCGGACTTCGCCGTCTCGCAGGTCGTGGACCGGACCGTGGGCGTGCACGGCCTCATCACGAAGGCGCATTTCGGCTGA